The genomic window GACCCCAtactccaagtagctgggtcttTCTCTTGTCGCTTTTAAGGCACAGGGTGCTGGGTTTGGGGAGCCAGTGAGGGATAAGAGGAGGGGATTGGTAAGGTGGGACCAAGGCGGCAGGCGCTTGCCAACTGCATGGTCCCAGGGAGAGCTGGCGGTCTCCGAGGCTCCCCAACCAACTCCATGGCCTTCTTGTCTGCTCTCGCTTCTCAGGTACCCCCAAGGGCAGCGGAGGCTCGGGCCCGGGCGGCTCGGAGCGCAcgtctttcctctctccttcgcACTCGGactttaaagaagagaaagagaggctcCTGCCCGCAGGCTCGCCCTCGCCGGGGTCCGAGCGGCCGCGGGACGGCGGCGTCGAGCGGCAGGCTGGCGCGGCCAAGAAGAAGACGCGCACAGTCTTTTCGCGCAGCCAGGTGTACCAGCTCGAGTCCACCTTCGACATGAAGCGCTACCTGAGCAGCTCGGAGCGCGCCTGCCTCGCCTCCAGCCTGCAGCTCACGGAGACCCAGGTCAAGACTTGGTTCCAGAACCGCCGCAACAAGTGGAAGCGGCAGCTCTCGGCAGAGCTGGAGGCGGCCAACATGGCGCACGCGTCGGCGCAGACTCTGGTGGGCATGCCGCTGGTGTTCCGGGACAGCTCGCTGCTGCGCGTGCCGGTGCCACGCTCGCTCGCCTTTCCCGCGCCGCTCTACTACCCGGGCAGCAACCTCTCGGCCTTACCTCTCTACAACCTCTACAACAAGCTCGACTACTGACCCGCCCGCCTCCCCGCGCCGCCAGCCTGCTCCCCGGGCCGCCTCCAGCTGCCCGAAGAGCCGGGCGCGGACTGCACTGTAAGCAGGGCTCCGGAGCAAGGCGGCATGTTTccagaaatatgaagaaatacaCTATGTGTATTCATTAGCTCTTATTTATGGCCTCTGCCCGactttttgttttgattgtttcGGGTATTTATCGGCATTCCCTAAGTCAGAGAGCCTGCTTTCTACCTAGACCCAACCAGTACGCTTTGAAAACCA from Theropithecus gelada isolate Dixy chromosome 9, Tgel_1.0, whole genome shotgun sequence includes these protein-coding regions:
- the HMX2 gene encoding homeobox protein HMX2, producing the protein MGSKEDAGKGCPAASGVSSFTIQSILGGGPSEAPREPVGWPARKRSLSVSSEEEEPDDGWKAPACFCPDPHGPKEQGPKHHPPIPFPCLGTPKGSGGSGPGGSERTSFLSPSHSDFKEEKERLLPAGSPSPGSERPRDGGVERQAGAAKKKTRTVFSRSQVYQLESTFDMKRYLSSSERACLASSLQLTETQVKTWFQNRRNKWKRQLSAELEAANMAHASAQTLVGMPLVFRDSSLLRVPVPRSLAFPAPLYYPGSNLSALPLYNLYNKLDY